A DNA window from Citrobacter tructae contains the following coding sequences:
- a CDS encoding ABC transporter substrate-binding protein — protein sequence MKTRPLLWLVSLMCSPSLFAATIPDGTSLAAQQIFRYNNHSDPGTLDPQKVEENTAAQIVLDLFEGLVWMDGEGKVQPAQAESWDVLEEGKRYIFHLRKGLQWSDGVALTAQDFVAGWQRAVDPHTLSPFAGYLAAAHIKNAQAIVDGKSPVSTLGVRAVDDQTLEVSLEQAVPWFTTMLAWPTLFPVPQHTISQYGDAWSKPEHLVSNGAFVLDKWVVNEKIVARKNPRYRDAQHTVLQQVEYLALDNAVTGYNRYRAGEVDLTWVPTQQIPAIEKNLPGELRVIPRLNSEYYNFNTRKAPFNDVRVRRALYLTADRQLIAEKVLGLRTPATTLTPPQVAGFKPPVLSDLQAPMSERIAEAKALLKQAGFDEQHPLTFELFYNKYDLHEKTAIALSSEWKKWLGADVKLRTMEWKTYLDARREGDFMLSRQSWDATYNEASTFLNTLQSGNAENVGQWHDAQYDALLKQAARTPDAAQRNQLYAQAEEMINQQAPVIPIYYQPLIKLLKPYVGGFPVQNPQDYVYSKELYIRAH from the coding sequence ATGAAAACGCGTCCATTATTATGGCTGGTCAGCCTGATGTGCAGTCCCTCTCTTTTTGCCGCAACGATCCCTGACGGAACGTCACTCGCTGCACAACAAATTTTCCGCTACAACAACCACAGCGATCCGGGCACTCTTGATCCGCAAAAAGTGGAAGAAAATACCGCCGCGCAAATAGTACTCGATCTTTTCGAAGGCCTGGTCTGGATGGATGGCGAGGGGAAAGTGCAGCCCGCTCAGGCCGAGAGTTGGGACGTTTTAGAGGAGGGGAAACGCTATATTTTCCACCTGCGCAAAGGTCTGCAATGGTCAGACGGTGTCGCGCTGACGGCGCAGGATTTTGTGGCGGGCTGGCAGCGAGCGGTTGACCCACATACCCTCAGCCCATTTGCCGGATACCTGGCGGCGGCGCATATTAAAAATGCGCAGGCGATTGTTGACGGTAAATCGCCTGTCAGCACGCTGGGTGTGAGGGCGGTGGACGATCAGACGCTTGAGGTTTCACTTGAACAAGCGGTGCCGTGGTTTACCACCATGCTGGCATGGCCCACGTTATTCCCCGTGCCGCAGCATACCATTTCGCAATATGGCGATGCGTGGAGCAAGCCTGAGCACCTGGTTTCCAATGGCGCATTTGTGCTGGACAAATGGGTAGTGAACGAGAAAATCGTGGCGCGTAAAAATCCGCGCTATCGTGATGCGCAGCATACCGTTTTACAGCAGGTAGAATATCTGGCCCTGGATAACGCCGTCACGGGATATAACCGTTATCGTGCTGGCGAGGTTGATCTCACCTGGGTTCCAACTCAGCAAATTCCGGCGATAGAGAAAAATCTGCCGGGTGAGCTACGGGTGATCCCCCGTCTGAACAGCGAGTATTACAACTTCAATACCCGCAAAGCCCCGTTTAACGATGTCCGGGTGCGTCGGGCACTGTACTTAACCGCCGACCGACAACTCATAGCTGAGAAAGTGCTCGGGCTTCGCACCCCCGCGACGACGCTAACGCCGCCGCAGGTTGCCGGTTTTAAACCGCCGGTGCTAAGCGATCTCCAGGCTCCGATGAGTGAGAGGATTGCTGAGGCGAAAGCATTGTTGAAACAGGCCGGGTTTGACGAGCAGCATCCTCTGACGTTTGAGCTGTTTTACAATAAGTACGATCTACATGAGAAAACGGCCATTGCTTTATCCTCTGAGTGGAAAAAATGGCTTGGCGCGGATGTTAAGCTGCGCACTATGGAGTGGAAAACGTACCTGGATGCAAGGCGCGAAGGGGATTTCATGTTGTCTCGCCAGTCGTGGGATGCGACATACAATGAGGCGTCAACGTTTTTGAACACATTGCAGTCTGGGAATGCAGAGAATGTTGGACAGTGGCACGACGCGCAGTATGACGCGCTGCTGAAACAGGCTGCCCGCACGCCCGACGCCGCACAGCGCAACCAGCTGTACGCACAGGCGGAAGAGATGATTAATCAGCAAGCTCCCGTTATTCCCATCTACTACCAGCCGTTGATTAAATTGCTCAAACCCTATGTGGGCGGTTTTCCGGTGCAAAATCCACAGGACTATGTGTACAGCAAAGAACTCTATATCCGGGCGCATTAA